The following are encoded together in the Humulus lupulus chromosome 5, drHumLupu1.1, whole genome shotgun sequence genome:
- the LOC133834119 gene encoding bidirectional sugar transporter SWEET4-like, whose product MVSADAARTFVGILGNIISLFFFLSPMPTMVDIWRKGSVEQYSAAPYLATLMNCLLWGLYGLPLVHPGSLLVLTINAAGIVIQSCFIFFFFLFSQKKTRLKLLMVLLMELIFTSLLAFLALNLLHTHPKRSLVIGIICIFFNILMYFAPMAIMKLVITTKSVEYMPFFLSLATFVNGCVWTAYALIRFDPIIMVPNGLGLLFGLGQLIIYALFYKSTKKIIAARKVKEEDLPKVVVVKVLEVEEEPNKSSNLGL is encoded by the exons ATGGTTTCTGCTGATGCTGCTCGAACTTTTGTTGGTATCTTAG GAAATATCATttcactcttcttcttcttgtcccCAAT GCCAACAATGGTTGATATATGGAGAAAAGGTTCAGTGGAGCAGTACTCGGCAGCGCCATACCTAGCAACCCTAATGAACTGCCTGCTGTGGGGCCTATATGGGCTGCCATTGGTGCACCCAGGAAGCCTTCTGGTGCTGACCATCAATGCAGCTGGGATTGTCATCCAATCatgcttcatcttcttcttctttctcttctcccaAAAGAAAACAAGGCTTAAACTACTTATGGTCCTTCTTATGGAGCTCATTTTCACTTCTCTTCTAGCATTTTTGGCTTTGAACCTTCTCCACACTCACCCTAAAAGGTCTCTAGTCATTGGCATCATATGTATCTTCTTCAACATTTTGATGTATTTTGCACCAATGGCCATCATG AAACTGGTGATTACGACAAAAAGCGTGGAATACATGCCGTTTTTCCTTTCTCTGGCGACTTTTGTCAATGGTTGTGTTTGGACTGCTTATGCTCTCATACGGTTTGACCCCATAATTATG GTACCCAATGGGCTGGGCCTACTATTTGGACTGGGCCAGCTAATAATTTATGCTCTATTCTACAAGTCTACGAAGAAAATTATAGCAGCAAGGAAAGTGAAAGAAGAAGATTTGCCAAAGGTAGTTGTGGTTAAAGTACTTGAAGTAGAAGAAGAACCCAATAAGTCCAGTAATCTGGGCCTttaa
- the LOC133834120 gene encoding uncharacterized protein LOC133834120: MYYIQYNLIHQTKVGKKRKKEKISSRSSIMVSQQIIIKIFILMYLLLLINPSFSEGSADHDHHNFKSITTGLELITNTTPNQEVMMKGRKLLIKVDAMLDYQDPGPNPSHDPRKGH; the protein is encoded by the exons ATGTACTACATTCAATATAATCTCATTCACCAAACAAAAGTtgggaaaaaaagaaagaaagaaaaaatatcttCAAGATCATCAATAATGGTTTCTCAACAGATCATCATCAAGATCTTCATTCTCATGTACCTGCTTCTACTCATTAACCCATCTTTTTCAG AAGGATCAGCTGATCATGATCATCACAACTTCAAGAGTATTACTACTGGTTTGGAGCTGATCACTAACACTACACCAAATCAAGAg GTGATGATGAAGGGAAGGAAACTACTGATCAAAGTTGATGCAATGTTAGATTATCAAGATCCAGGACCAAACCCTAGTCATGATCCACGTAAAGGCCACTAA
- the LOC133778646 gene encoding bidirectional sugar transporter SWEET4-like, whose translation MISDEALRTVVGIIGNIICLLFFLSPVPTFIRIWKKGAVEDYSAMPYLATLMSCMVWSLYGLPIVHPGSTLVFTISASGVVIEAILVIVFLIFSDKKKRLKLVLLLFLELLIVALLATLSLTLAHSYKKRSLVVGLVGVFVSIVMYSSPLSIMKLVISTKSVEFMPFSLSLASFMNCLVWSTYALIRFDPFVFVPNGLGILFGVAQLILYAVYYKSTKKIMAERKGKEVNLSDVIVVSVVAEEVQPKKTVIAPQNGHDDSTKDQP comes from the exons ATGATTTCTGATGAAGCTCTTCGAACTGTTGTTGGTATAATAG GAAACATCATATGCCTTTTATTCTTTTTATCACCAGT gCCAACATTTATAAGAATATGGAAAAAAGGGGCAGTGGAGGACTACTCAGCAATGCCATACCTAGCAACCCTAATGAGCTGCATGGTGTGGAGTCTCTACGGGCTGCCTATAGTGCACCCCGGCAGCACCTTGGTGTTCACCATCAGTGCCTCCGGGGTTGTGATCGAGGCGATCTTAGTCATCGTCTTCTTGATCTTTTCTGACAAGAAAAAGAGGCTCAAACTTGTTCTATTGCTCTTTCTTGAGCTCTTAATCGTAGCTCTTCTTGCTACTTTGTCTCTCACCTTAGCTCACTCCTACAAGAAGAGGTCCTTGGTTGTTGGTCTCGTCGGTGTTTTCGTTAGCATCGTCATGTACTCTTCGCCTTTGTCTATCATG AAGCTGGTGATCTCAACAAAAAGCGTGGAGTTTATGCCATTTTCACTGTCACTTGCTTCATTCATGAACTGCCTCGTTTGGTCCACTTATGCTCTTATTCGCTTTGATCCTTTCGTATTT GTACCAAATGGACTAGGCATACTATTTGGAGTGGCTCAGCTGATCCTTTATGCTGTATACTACAAGTCAACAAAGAAAATTATGGCAGAGAGGAAGGGCAAAGAAGTAAATTTGTCTGATGTAATTGTAGTTTCTGTTGTAGCTGAAGAAGTTCAACCCAAGAAAACTGTCATTGCTCCTCAGAATGGCCATGATGATTCTACTAAGGATCAACCATAA
- the LOC133778648 gene encoding protein KINESIN LIGHT CHAIN-RELATED 1-like, translating to MPGLVSIKTPPDAPPLRISVSEAPTPTHAQRSEPGIPKTPSPLPKRMPSPSASGSAPRSKPSPDRRSKKPQPESPNQILSETSLDNPDLGPFLLKLARDTIASGEGPIKALDFAVRASKSFERCAVDGEPSLDLAMSLHVLAAIYCSLGRFEEAVPVLERAIQVPDVPRGADHALAAFSGHMQLGDTYSMLGQVDRSILCYEEGLKIQIEALGDTDPRVGETSRYLAEAHVQAMQFDRAEELCMKTLEIHRVHSEPASLEEAADRRLIALVCEAKGDYESALEHLVLASMAMIANGQDTEVAAIDVSIGNNYMSLCRFDEAIFSYQKALTVFKSSKGDSHPSVASVFVRLADLYHRTGKLRESKSYCENALRIYSKPVPGTTAEEIAGGLTEISAIYESVDEPEEALKLLQKAMKLLEDKPGQQSTIAGIEARMGVMFYMLGRYEEARSSFESAVVKLRASGERKSAFFGVVLNQMGLACVQLFKIDEAAELFEEARGILEQECGPCHQDTIGVYSNLAATYDAMGRVQDAIEILEYVLKLREEKLGIANPDFEDEKRRLQELLKEAGKTRDRKAKSLENLIDPSSKKTKKDAAKRWPGLGFRI from the exons ATGCCGGGATTAGTATCAATCAAAACCCCACCGGACGCGCCGCCGCTACGGATCTCAGTATCCGAAGCCCCAACACCCACTCATGCCCAAAGATCCGAACCCGGAATACCCAAAACCCCATCTCCACTACCCAAGAGGATGCCGTCTCCTTCCGCCTCCGGCTCCGCTCCTCGGTCTAAACCCTCGCCGGACCGACGATCGAAGAAGCCGCAACCGGAAAGTCCGAACCAGATCCTGTCCGAGACTTCACTGGATAATCCGGATCTCGGGCCGTTTTTACTGAAATTGGCCAGAGACACGATCGCCTCCGGGGAAGGCCCAATTAAGGCTCTGGACTTCGCTGTTCGGGCTTCGAAGTCGTTTGAGCGATGCGCTGTTGATGGAGAGCCTAGTTTGGACTTGGCTATGAGTCTTCATGTTCTCGCTGCTATATACTGTAGCTTGGGGAGGTTTGAGGAGGCTGTACCGGTTCTGGAGAGGGCGATTCAGGTGCCTGACGTTCCGAGGGGTGCGGATCACGCGCTCGCTGCCTTCTCTGGGCATATGCAGTTGGGAGACACGTACTCAATGCTGGGGCAGGTAGACCGTTCCATTTTGTGCTATGAGGAGGGATTGAAGATCCAGATCGAAGCATTGGGCGATACTGATCCCAGAGTTGGGGAAACTTCCAG GTATTTAGCTGAGGCCCATGTTCAAGCAATGCAGTTTGATAGAGCAGAAGAATTGTGCATGAAAACTCTTGAAATTCATCGTGTTCACAGTGAACCAGCATCTCTTGAAGAGGCAGCTGACCGTAGGTTAATAGCCCTTGTATGCGAAGCAAAGGGGGATTATGAATCAGCCCTTGAGCATCTTGTCCTTGCCAGCATGGCAATGATTGCAAATGGTCAAGATACTGAAGTTGCGGCTATTGATGTAAGCATAGGCAACAATTACATGTCTCTTTGTCGCTTTGATGAGGCTATCTTCTCCTACCAAAAAGCGCTTACTGTTTTCAAGTCGTCAAAGGGAGACAGCCATCCATCGGTTGCTTCTGTCTTTGTACGTCTTGCTGACCTATACCATCGAACAGGAAAGCTTCGTGAGTCCAAGTCATATTGTGAAAATGCTCTGAGGATATATTCAAAACCTGTCCCTGGAACTACGGCAGAAGAGATTGCTGGTGGGCTAACTGAAATTTCTGCTATATATGAGTCTGTTGATGAACCAGAGGAGGCACTGAAGCTCTTGCAAAAGGCAATGAAGTTGTTGGAGGATAAGCCGGGACAGCAAAGCACAATTGCTGGAATAGAGGCACGAATGGGAGTGATGTTTTATATGCTTGGGAGATACGAAGAAGCAAGGAGCTCTTTCGAAAGTGCTGTAGTAAAACTTAGAGCTAGTGGAGAAAGAAAGTCGGCTTTCTTTGGGGTTGTGTTGAACCAGATGGGATTGGCTTGTGTGCAGCTGTTTAAGATAGATGAAGCTGCTGAGTTATTTGAAGAAGCAAGGGGGATACTAGAACAAGAATGTGGCCCATGTCATCAAGATACCATTGGAGTATACAGCAATCTTGCAGCAACCTATGATGCAATGGGGAG AGTTCAAGATGCAATTGAGATTCTGGAGTATGTTCTTAAATTGCGCGAAGAAAAGCTTGGAATTGCAAATCCTGATTTCGAAGACGAGAAGAGAAGGCTACAAGAGCTTCTGAAGGAAGCAGGCAAGACTCGAGACAGAAAAGCGAAATCACTCGAAAACCTCATTGATCCCAGCTCGAAGAAGACGAAGAAAGACGCGGCAAAGAGGTGGCCTGGCCTGGGGTTTAGAAtttaa